The following are encoded together in the Bacillus cereus group sp. RP43 genome:
- a CDS encoding GGDEF domain-containing protein, which translates to MNILHFLLENTVFQNVLQDLQLNVLYIEDGCTHQQTIENVHPKCMFIANSFEEGEILFHRTKPHIVIMYVTDVDQIKYIKNIYDSRSTFIIIWDQQINSEFADLLMLGIRNIVIAPVTPQVVLEEVNKSLYQISLVRQVGLQQELLQTMFDFQNDLLFIVEDDEIVDCNTNFLQFFGYDNLFTYREQHLVFAEHLIRENGYYATNHDITWLDDTLSNGRRIKMYNYEGEEFTFLLRATPLPEDLSRFIVKCTEITELDEIYQEQERLAMIDSLTEIYNRLKFQQILEKEWENVIRNDEKIALILFDIDNFKSVNDTYGHDFGDLALVQLADLMKSKVENQHIFARWGGEEFIILVTNTVEKEAFQVAESLRFFIETKQFSGISKLTASFGVALYEQGITKEELMQRADIALYEAKKNGKNQVCIYRKEKM; encoded by the coding sequence ATGAACATACTACATTTTTTATTAGAGAATACTGTTTTCCAAAATGTATTACAAGATCTTCAGTTGAATGTCCTTTATATAGAAGATGGATGTACACATCAACAAACGATAGAAAATGTCCATCCAAAATGTATGTTTATAGCAAATAGTTTTGAAGAAGGAGAAATATTGTTTCATAGAACTAAACCACATATTGTAATTATGTATGTAACAGATGTTGATCAAATAAAATATATAAAGAATATATATGATTCACGGAGTACATTCATTATCATTTGGGATCAACAGATAAACAGTGAGTTTGCAGATTTACTCATGTTAGGAATACGTAATATTGTTATAGCGCCAGTAACCCCACAAGTGGTACTAGAGGAAGTGAATAAGAGTTTATATCAAATTTCTTTAGTGCGGCAAGTAGGTTTACAACAAGAATTGCTTCAAACGATGTTTGATTTTCAAAATGATTTATTATTTATAGTAGAAGATGATGAGATTGTTGATTGTAATACGAATTTTTTACAATTCTTCGGATATGATAATTTATTTACGTATCGTGAACAACATTTAGTGTTTGCAGAACATCTTATTAGAGAGAACGGATATTATGCGACGAATCACGATATAACATGGTTGGATGATACTTTATCAAATGGAAGAAGAATTAAAATGTACAATTATGAAGGAGAAGAGTTTACTTTTCTATTACGTGCGACACCTTTACCAGAAGACTTATCACGATTTATAGTAAAATGTACAGAGATTACAGAATTAGATGAAATCTATCAAGAGCAAGAAAGACTTGCAATGATAGATTCATTGACAGAAATATATAATCGTTTGAAATTCCAACAAATATTGGAGAAAGAGTGGGAGAATGTAATACGTAACGATGAAAAAATAGCACTTATTTTGTTTGATATAGATAATTTTAAATCAGTAAATGACACATATGGTCATGATTTTGGCGATTTAGCATTAGTACAACTTGCAGATCTTATGAAATCTAAAGTTGAAAATCAACATATATTTGCAAGGTGGGGAGGAGAGGAATTTATAATATTAGTGACAAATACGGTAGAAAAAGAAGCGTTTCAAGTTGCGGAGTCATTACGATTTTTTATTGAAACAAAGCAATTCTCTGGAATTTCGAAATTAACAGCGAGTTTTGGAGTTGCGTTATATGAGCAAGGAATTACTAAAGAGGAATTAATGCAAAGAGCGGATATTGCATTATATGAAGCAAAAAAAAATGGGAAAAATCAAGTATGTATATATAGAAAGGAAAAAATGTGA
- a CDS encoding serine hydrolase domain-containing protein, with protein sequence MKKKIMIMASLSAVVCGGVYYFLYSPDLKEQAVLTTKVTPAIESEVQDNIEEVQKIDYASISQKLDQYLVGKQFNGTVLVTDKEHVILNKGYGYADVQNKIENTPQTKYRIGSITKTVVATSILQLQEQGKLNIQDNVNKYIPSFPADKNITLYHLLTHTSGLPENGKGKVNVASRINLINWIGSQKLDFPPGTGWKYTDYNYMVLAYIIENITKKPLGDYIKENIFTKAEMHESGMGNMVPGDKNFTKGYVKKDQELVPAQKLGMDWLYGSGEMYTTVGDMKKLDEAIINGKLLSEQSIQAMFTPSQEKKYAFSFYIYPDYFHNHGVLSGWNTFNNFNKEKGTFVILFSNVKNGLDDDFNKEFRKMVNDLLEQRG encoded by the coding sequence ATGAAAAAAAAGATAATGATTATGGCTTCACTGTCTGCTGTAGTTTGCGGCGGAGTATACTATTTTCTCTATAGTCCCGATCTAAAGGAACAAGCAGTATTAACAACAAAGGTAACTCCCGCTATTGAGTCAGAGGTACAGGATAATATAGAAGAAGTACAAAAAATTGATTATGCTAGTATATCTCAAAAGTTAGATCAATATTTAGTAGGAAAGCAATTTAATGGGACAGTTTTGGTGACAGATAAAGAACATGTTATATTGAATAAAGGATATGGATATGCTGATGTTCAAAATAAAATAGAAAATACGCCTCAAACAAAATATCGTATCGGTTCTATTACGAAAACAGTTGTTGCTACATCCATTTTACAGTTACAAGAACAAGGGAAGTTAAATATCCAAGATAATGTAAATAAATACATTCCTTCATTTCCAGCAGATAAAAACATCACGTTATATCACTTATTAACGCATACATCTGGTTTGCCGGAAAATGGAAAAGGGAAGGTTAATGTGGCTTCACGTATCAATTTAATAAATTGGATTGGAAGTCAAAAGTTAGATTTTCCACCAGGAACAGGTTGGAAGTATACGGATTATAATTATATGGTGCTCGCTTATATTATAGAAAATATAACGAAAAAGCCTTTAGGAGATTATATAAAAGAAAATATATTTACAAAGGCAGAGATGCATGAATCAGGTATGGGAAATATGGTGCCTGGAGATAAAAACTTCACGAAGGGTTATGTGAAGAAAGATCAAGAACTTGTACCAGCGCAAAAATTAGGGATGGACTGGTTATATGGATCGGGTGAGATGTATACGACAGTAGGGGATATGAAAAAATTAGATGAAGCGATTATAAATGGAAAGCTTCTTTCTGAACAAAGTATACAAGCGATGTTTACACCTTCACAAGAAAAAAAATATGCATTTAGCTTTTACATATATCCAGATTATTTCCATAACCATGGTGTACTATCTGGCTGGAATACGTTTAATAATTTCAATAAAGAAAAAGGAACGTTTGTTATTTTATTCTCAAATGTGAAGAATGGTTTGGATGATGATTTTAATAAGGAATTTCGAAAGATGGTAAATGATTTATTAGAACAAAGGGGATGA